Within Sphingobium sp. EP60837, the genomic segment TTGATGACATGGGCGATCATTGCGGGGCTGTCGGACGACCATTCCGATAGCCACAGCTCGGCGCCCTTATACCGCGTCGCGTCGATCTGGCTCCGTACCTTGGCCATGGCTGCGGGGATCACATCCTTGTGGGGATATAAATTCGCCTGACCGAACAGCTCCTTCTGGTCGTCACCGGCATAGATATGCGTCGATACGAAGTCGACGGGCAAATTTTCCTGAGCGCAAAAGCCCAGGAACTCCGGCATCCATTGCGCTGCGGCGGTGGAAGGGCCTCCAACGCGCAGCTTTGGATCCACCGCTTTAATTGCGCGCGCCGCAGCCTTGTACATTGCAAAATAGTCGGCCTGGGTTCCACTGAAGAACCAGGTCAGGTTCGGCTCATTCCAGACCTCGAAATACCATTGGCGTACGGCACCAAGACCATAGCGGTCGACGAGGTGACGGACGAAAACGCCGATAAAATCACCCCAGGCCTCCGGCGAGGCAGGCGGAGTAATATTAGCGTTATAGGTGAAGTTGAGCTTTGTGTTCCCGCTGGCCAGCTTCTTGGGCATGAAGCTCAGTTCGACAAAGGGTTGCACCCCTCTCGCCAGCACGCCGTCATACACATCATCGACATTCTGGAAGTTTGGGTCCTTGCCGTTCATGCCACCGGGCCAAACGCCAAGATCATCGTTGAAAATGCCGTGGAACCGCACGCGTTCCAGCCCCGTCTCGGCACGGAACCGCTCTAGATCATGCCGCCAGCTCTCGCGCATCGTGGCGGACGCCCGATCCGACCCGGCGCAACGCGACCAGATGTGGTCCAGTGCGCCCGTCTCGCGGCGCAGGTCAATCTCCACATGTTCAGTGGCGGTCTGGCCAAAGGCAGGCTTCGCAAGAGCGGAAGCAGCCAAGGCTGCTGCTCCGGCACCGATGATTTCGCGGCGATCCCACATGATCTGTACTCCTTTGGACGGTCGCATGCATAGGCCGCCCTTACCATATGATTGTTAGGCGACCGTAAGCTTTACCGACTTCAGATCGACCGAGTTCGGCCCGGCATGGATCGTGAAGGTTCCCGGCTCCACCACATAGTTCATGTCGATGTTCCAGAACGCCAGGCTGTCGGGATCAAGGCTGAACTGCACGGTGCGCTTTTCCCCCGGCTTCAAGGTCACACGCTCGAAGCCGCGCAACTCCAGCACGGGGCGCGGCACAGAACTCACATCGTCGCGAACATAAAGCTGGACCACTTCGTCGCCAGTCCTTTGCCCAGTGTTGGTGACGTCGACTTCCACAATCACCGTCTCGCCTACCGCGATGGTGGACTTGCCAAGGCGTGGCGCGGACATTTCGAACGTCGTGTAACTCAGGCCATAGCCGAAGGGAAAAAGCGGTGTTGGCTTCGCCTCTACATATCGCTGGCCGATCCTTGCCGAAGAATGCTTGTTGTAGAATATTGGCAGGTCGCCAACCGAACGGGGAAAAGTGATCGGCAATTTGCCCCCCGGATTGACTTTGCCGAAAAGGATGTCGGCAAAGGCGTTTCCGCCCTCCTGGCCGAGATACCAGCCCTCCACCAGAGCGTTGGCCTTGTCCGCAAGGCGATTAACGGCGAGCGGACGTCCGTTGATCAGCAAGGCGACAATCGGCTTGCCCGTCGCAATCATCGCATCCACCAACGCATCCTGATCGCCAAACAGATTGAGACTGTTGCGATCGCCCGGAGCGCCTGCGTGAATTGCCTCGCGGGTGATTTCCGGCACGTCGCCAACGACCAATAGGATGACGTCCGACCGTTTCGCGACCTCCACAGCCTGGGCTATGCGCACCGCATTTTCCGCCGCATCGGCGTAGCGCGCCGCGCGGGCCGGCAGGTGCTGACCGGTGGGGTCCGGTTTGACGATCTGGACACCTTCGGCATACTCGATGGAGATCGCCTGCCCGGCAGCTGCTTTCACGCCCGCCAATATCCCGACGGCCTGCGCGTTGACGGAGGAATAGCCCCCAAACAAAGGTTCAACCGCATTAGGCCCAACAACCGCAATTTTTCGCGGCTTAGCCGGATCAATCGGCAGCAAACCGTCATTTTTGAGCAGCACGAGCGACTTTTGCGCAACCTTGCGCGCAAGCGCCTTACTAGCGGGGGCATTGACCTGACGCAGGGCGCGAGATTTGTTCAGATAGGGATTCTCGAACAGGCCGGCCTCGAACTTGAGGGCCAATATGCGGGACACCGCGGCGTCGATACTTGCTTCGGGAATGCGGCCAGCGCGCACCAGCTCGGGCAATCGGGCATAGGCCTGACCCTCCGGCATTTCTGCGTCGACGCCTGCATGGATTGCCAGCACAGCGGCATCATCGTCATTCGCCGCCATTTGATGATGCGTGACCAAATTGGTGACACCGCCATAATCACTGAAATACGCGCCGCGAAAGCCAAGCCGCTCCCGCCCGGTACGTTGAAGCAGTTGATAATTAGCGTGGGAAGGAACGCCCTCGAGCTCATTGTAGGACGGCATGATAACAGCAGGATCGGCCTTCTTGATCACCTGCGCGAAGGGCACGAGGAAATTCTCGCGCAGCGTCCGCTCGCTCATGTCAGCCGGGCCGATGTTGAGCCCGCTCTCTGGCGCGCCGTGAATGAAGTGCTTAAGCGTCACGAAGACCTTGTCCGCCGCCAACGGCCGCTGTCCTTGCTGACCGCGGACAGACGCAATGCCCATCTGGCTGACCAAATAAGGGTCTTCACTGAAAAACTCCTCGACCCGCCCGAAGCGGGGATCACGGGCGAGGTCCAGGACCGGACTGAGCGCGACGGTAGCGCCACGCATGCGGGCTTCACGCCCTGCCAGTTCGTAAGCCTGCTGGACCAGCTTGGGGTCCCAGGTGCTACCAAGCCCGAGCGGGATCGGGAAAATGGTCGCGTCCCGCGCCTTGAGGCCATGGGCTGTTTCCTCATGGAACAATGCGGGGATGCCGAGGCGGGTATTATCAACCAGGTGCCGCTGGATCGCGTTCACCAGGTCGATCGTTTCCCCAACGGCGCGATAGGCGTCCTTGGCAACACGCGCCGTACCATTGGTATCGCTCGGATTGCCGATCTGCCCGATGCCGTTGACGAAGACCTGCTTTGCCTTCTCGGGCGAGAAATTATCGCCCTCGAGGAACCGGGATTTCGTGTAGGCGATCGACCGCATCTGCGCGGCCTTTTCCTCCAGGGTCATCCGGCTTAGCAGATCGCGGACGCGATCTTCGATCCGCGCCTTGGGATTGCGATATAGCGCTTTGCCCGCACCTTCAGCCATTGCGACCACAGGCATCGCCAGAGCGGTTGAAACGATGAACATACGCCGCGTAACGGCGAGCCGATCAGCCAAGAAATCCTCCGTCCGAATGTTTCGCCGATCCCCCGCTTTGCAACTGAGGGCCGCTATCCGCGCGTCTTACAACAGGACGCAACTATAAGTAAACAGGAACGTTGCATTATTGGTCTGAACGGCTGGCAAGATGCTTTATCAGTTTCCGTGCGATGGAGGATGGCCAACGGCTCAAGATCGGGAGGCGTGAATGGGTGATTGGATGCGGATAGCGGAACTGCTGCCTTCCGGAATAGACGCACGGACGATAGGTGATCAGGCCGCGAATGATCGGCAAAGGTCATTCGCCCGAGCATGCTCTGCTCCATTGTCCCGAGATGAAGTTGCTGATTTCTGGAAATCAGGTACCGCCTGAAATCTCATCGAATGTTTCGGTACAGCCTCTAGAGCCCGCGGCAGATCCGCTCACTGACTGGCTGGAGACCCTTGAGGCGATCCGCCAAAAAGTATCGGACAATGTGCTCGTTCTTCCAGCCCATGGTAAACCGTTTCATGGTCTGCATGCCCGCATCGGTGCCTTGATCGAAGGCCATGAAGTCGGCCTCGCACACTCACGCTCGTTGAAACGCCGGAACGGGCGATCGACGTTTTTCCAGTCTTGTTCAAAGGCCAGACCGATCGAAGCGTTCTTGGTCTTGCCACGGGCGAAAGCCTTGCCCATCTCGCCTGCCTTCGAAGCCGAAGGCTTGTGACGGACGAGGTCGAGGCTGCCGATGAGCCCGATTGATCGGATTCTGCTCTAGCAAAACTCGCAGGACTGCCTGAAAGTATGGGATCCTTCTCCAGACAAGGGACGCGGCGCAGGCTCGCGGGTTGGAGACGATCCAACATCATGCCCGGTTCCTGCGCGCAACGCCGAATCGCCCCGATTTGTCATCCAAGATCGACGGCGATCACCTCATGGTAATCAATGAGCGGCACATCGACGATGACGCGCTCGCCATCGACCTGAATTGGAACATGGTCGCCACTAGATAGCCTGCGCACCTGCAAGGGCCGCGTGCCAGCCGGAAGCTGAAGGGCGACTCGATAAGGGCCTGTCGGGATCGCCGCACGATAGCTGCCCCGCATCGTCATGGGATTGTTGAGGCTAACCAGGTGCGCGGTGACAGAGTTTTTTTGACGCCAGTATGCGATGTCCACCAACCCCGGCCCGTCAATCTGTAGCGGCTGCTGCTCGTCGTGCGCCCAGTCCACCATTGATTGCAGCAGGGTCAGATGATCACCATGCGACAGTTCGGCGAATGTGCGATCAATATCCATTGGCAGATAGACAACGCGGCCCTTACCGGCTTGGCGACAGATCGCCATGGGGATGTTGCTTTCCGTGCGGTCAGTATAGACCCGCTCCATCGGCAGGTCAGGGTAGGATGGCACCAGCGTCAGCGCCACCTCCGACGCATTGCGCGCCTTGACCGGTTGCCGCCGGATTGGGCCGATCGTCCGGCTGATCTCTGGCAACTTCGCCATCGCAGGGTGCGCGTGGTGGATTGTCAGATAGGCATTGCGGAGCGGTCCCTCCTCCTCACCTGTGATGGAGCAACCGAACAGGTCGGCCAGTGCAAAGTCTGGACGGCGCTGTCCATCGCCGTCGAACAGCGAGGTCTGATGCGTTGCGATCACGCAACCGCCGCGGGCGACGAAGGCGCGGACTTGCTGGCACTGGGTATCGGAGAGCACGGCAGCATTGGCGAGGATCAGCGTTCTGAAGCGGGAGAGGCTTGCCTCGTCGAGGAAGCCGTCGTCGATCATGTCGAAAGGAATGCGGGACTCCAGCAGCGCCTGATAGAAGCCGCGCAAATGCCCATCCAAATCGTGCCGTTGCTTCCATCCGCCAAGGAAAGGTGGCGTGCGGGTCGATAGCACCAGCCCGACTCGCGCGAGATTATGCGTATTGCGCAGATAGCGGTCATTGGCGTGATGCCATTGATAGAGATCGCGAGCCACGTCCATCCAGCGCTTGTCCAGCGGCTTGCCGTTGAATTTAGTGATCCAGGGACGCGCTCCTTGCGCAATCGCGCCGGCTGCCCAGATACGGATTTCAGGCGCAGCCTGCACCGAATCCTTCCAGCGATAGGATTCCTCCACGCCGACGGAAATGATATGGCCGACAGGCTTGTCCTGCATGAACGCGCGCAGTTCGCGCGTATATCGGCCGGCACCCCATGCTTCAGGTCCTGGTGCCCATGGTGAGTTTTCGACCGATCGGGCCTGGCGGTCACAAAAGGCGATGGGAAGCCGTTGCGACAGACCGGGGCCATTCAGTTCGACCAGGCCGCGCCGGTCGCTGCCGGGAATGAAGCTGGCCGAAGGGCGATGCTTGCGCGCTGCAGCGTTCCAACGGTCGATCAGCGCGAAAAGGCGGGTCTCCACCCAGGCGGCATAGCGGCGCCCCGCGGGTGTCGATGGATCCGGATCAAGCGGTATGTCCAGCCCCGACGCGGCCCGGTATTGCGTCCGGCAGCTTTCACAATAGCAGGTACCGCTTCCGTTCCAGCGATTGCCGAAAACGCCGTCAATGGGATAGCGCCGGGCAATCTCTTCAATCACCTTGGGCATCAGTTCGAAATTATAGGGGCCGTAAGCGCAGGTCAGCGTCAGATCGGGCGCGCTGCCGTGGCGCTTGCTCTTGCCATCTGGACCAGTGAGTGCCCATTCGGGATGCGCGGCGGCAGCCGCTGCATTCATCGCGTGGGGATCGATGCGGGCAAGCACGCGCAGGCCCATCTTCTTGCAGGCGAAGACCATGTCGCCGAACGGGTCCTGCCCCCTGTCCACCCCTGGAGCCATGCCGTGATAGGCGATCGCCGTCGGATAGAAAGCGATCCCGCCACCAGCGCTCAGACATACCCCGTCGGCATGGATGTCCCGGAAATAATCGGTCCAGAATTTGGGATCGAAATGGCCGACGTCATCCTCTGTGAAGGCGAGCTGGAACCAGCGCATCGGTTCTGTCGCCCAGTCCGGCGCGACATCGCGGCTTGCGCGTGCGGCCATGGCGGGGTCGAGGCGGGAGAGAAGCGCTCCGCCGCTCAGTGCCAGCGCGGTGCGTCGGCTGACTGGCATGATGTCCGGCATGATCTCTCCCTGTCGATATCCGTCATTGCCCTCTCCCTCTAGTCCAAGACGGCGTCGCCACAATCAGCCATCCCACCATGCGGGAAATGGCTTGCCGCATGGTGGGATGGGCGCCGCCATTGCTTGACTGGCGATCAATCCCACGCTGGAGCGGGATTGAAATAGGGAGAATGACTATGAAGGTAAGCCAGTTTCTGGCAGCGATGGCCGCGCCGATGCTGCTGTCGTCGGCGCTGTCGGCGCAAACATTCACGCGCGGCGATCCGGTTCCGGTGACCCTTCCACTCGGCAACAAGCCCGGCAATCCGATCCTGGACATGCCGCCTGGACAGCGCCTGATCTCGGCTTTCGGCGAGCGTCCGGTTTTCTCGCCAAAGGGAGACAAGCTAGCCTTTATCGGCAAGTCCTATGGCGACGCCTTCGAATATGACATGGCGACCGGTCAGATCCGCAATCTGACCGGCCACGCGCCAAGCGAGGGTTTTCTGCGGGTCCATTATATCGCGGACGGCAGCTTCGCGCTGCTGGGGCCCCGCATTTTGGGCAAGACGCGCGAGGAAACCCGTTTCAGCCGGATCGAACTGTTCTGGATGGACCCATCGGCGACCCGCGCGCCCGTGCCATTGGGTGTCACCATATTTGAAGGGATTGCGACCAGCCCGCGCAGCAACATGATTGCCTGGAGCGAGATGCGTCCTGCGGCGGCGGGAAAGCCCGCCGCGACAACGGTCTATACCGGCCGCATCGCGGTGCGAGATGGCGCAGCAAAGATGGAAGACAAGCGGGAAATCGTCACGACCACGGATTGTTTTGTGGAAGCCCAGGATTTCCTTCCGGGCGACAAGGGGCTGCTGATGCCCTGTTATGGATATGGCAAGGGACCTACAGGCGTTGAGACGCAGGTGATTTCCGTTGATTTCGAAACGAAGAAGATCACCCGTTATCCGACACCCACCACCCTTTATGGCGAGGTTGAGGGGATTTTCCCGGACGGGCGCCGTGCGCTGGTCGAATGTGCCCAAGATCGCGCAAAGGGTATGGACCTGTGCGTTCTCGATCTCGATCCCAGCAAGCCCCGCTACACGCGCATGACCGACATCGTCCAATATGGCGGCTGGAAATACGGTAACCCGGTGGTTCGACCCAATGGCCGCATGATCGCAGCGCAGGTAGGTTCCGCCGACGTCATCGACGCGGGTGTGGGGCAAGGCATCGTGCTGATGGATTTGGCGCCAGGGTTCTGAATTGGTCCAAAGGGGGCGGCGGGGCGGAGCGGTTTACCGGCTCCGTCCCGTTTGCGGCCCCAGGACCGGCATAGGATAGCGCAAAAGGTTTCGGGATGATCTGGTCGCAAAATTATGATCCGCTGGGCAGTGGCTGGCTGTCGGCGCTGGTTGCAGCGGTGCCTGTCATCGTCCTTCTTGGGGCGATCGGCCTGTTTCATGTCCGTGCGCATGTGGCCGCGCTGATGGGCCTGGCCGCTGGATTGCTGGTGGCGATTTTGGTATTCGGCATGCCTGCGGGGCTTGCCCTGCGCGCCGCCGGCTTTGGCGCGGCTTATGGGTTGTTGCCGATCGGCTGGATCGTGCTCAACATCATCTTCCTGTATCAATTGACCGAAGCGACCGGGCAGTTCCATGTGCTGCGCACAGCCATCACCACGATTACGCCCGACAGCCGCCTGCAACTGCTGCTGATCGCCTTTTGCTTTGGCGCCTTTTTCGAAGGTGCGGCTGGTTTTGGAACGCCGGTGGCGGTGACGGGCGCCATGCTCATCGGGTTGGGGTTTACCCGGCTGCAGGCATCCGGCTTGTCGCTGATTGCCAATACTGCTCCTGTGGCGTTCGGGGCGCTCGGCACGCCGCTCGTCACTCTGTCCGGGGTGACGGGTCTTCCGCTTCTGGAACTGTCCGCCATGGTAGGGCGACAGATGACGCCTTTCGCCCTTATCGTGCCGATCTGGCTGCTCGTCGCTTATTGCGGATGGCGCCGGACGATGGAGGTGATGCCTGCCTTGCTGGTGGCAGGGACCAGCTTCGCCGCAGTGCAACTCGCGATATCAAATCTGCATGGGCCTTGGCTGACTTCGATCGGCGCTGCGCTTGCCTCCATCGTCGCGCTCATCCTCTTCCTCAGGATATGGCAACCCGCGCGAATCATGGCAGTGAACGAAGCACCGCTGGCGCCTGGTGATGAGCGTGATGCAGCCGCTACGACCGACAGCGTGAGTGCGCCATCGGCAAGCTATGAGGCTGCGGCCGTCAAGCGGGCATGGATGCCCTGGATAATCCTGACCGCCTGCGTTTTCATATGGGGTCTGCCATTCGTGAAAGGCTCGCTCGACGACATCTTCGCGCTCCATCTGTCTTTTGCCGGGTTGGACGGCGTCATCCAGCGGTTACCTCCGGTCGTCACGCATCCTGAGTTCGAAAAAGCCGTCTATAATCTGAACATGCTTTCCGCCACCGGAACGGCCATTTTGGTGGCGGCGCTGCTGAGCGCAGCGTTGCTGCGCATTTCGCCGCGCCGATTGGGGACTATCTATGCTCGCACTTGGATAATGGTCCTGCCGTCCCTGTTGACGATCGCAGCGATGCTGGCCCTTGGCTATCTGACGCGTTTCGGCGGTATCGATGCCTCGATGGGCCTCGCATTCGCGGCAACCGGGACGCTTTACCCCTTCTTCGGTACGATGCTGGGTTGGGTGGGGGTTGCGGTGACCGGGTCGGACACGGCGTCGAATGTCCTGTTCGGCGGTCTCCAGAAGGTGACGGCGGAGCAGCTGAACCTGTCGCCGGTGCTGATGGCGGGCGCGAACAGTGCAGGCGGCGTCATGGGCAAGATGATCGATGCGCAGAGCATCGTCGTCGCTTCGACCGCTACTCAATGGTTCGGGCAGGAAGGACGCATCCTGCGCCATGTCTTTGTGCACAGTCTGGCTCTGGGATCGCTGATAGGTCTATTCGTGATGTTGCAGGCCTATGTTTATCCTTTCACCTTGCTTGTACCCTGATGCCAGTGACGATCGATACGGTGCAGGAAGCACGAAGCCTTCTGAAGTTGCTGTTTGGCACAGCGCTGGACGCGGTGCGAGGCGATCATCTGGTCGAAAGCCTGGGCCCTCCCACTAAAACCGGGTGGTTCATTAAGAAAGACAGGCAGGCGATCGATTGGCCCATGGATCCCCGGGGGCGTCTGATCGTGATTGGCGCGGGCAAAGCGGCCGCGGCGATGGCGCAGGGCATTGAAACGCTATTCGGCGACAGGATAGATGATGGTTGCATCATCGTGAAGCGCGATCATCGCGCGCCCTTGTACCGCATCCGGCAACTCGAGGCCGGGCACCCCCTGCCGGACGAGGCGGGTGTCGCGGCCACGGAGGAATTGCTGAGGACGGTGAATGGCCTGACCCGGAATGACAGCGTTATCGTTCTCCTCTCGGGGGGCGCGTCCGCCCTGCTTGTCGCGCCCGCGGCAGGCATCACATTATCGGAAAAGTCTTCGACCACCGAACTCCTGCTTCGGTCCGGCGCCTCGATTGAAGAAATCAATTGCGTGCGCAAACAACTATCCCGGGTAAAAGGTGGGCAATTGCTCGACTATATCGCGCCTGCCGCCTGCCTTACGTTGCTCTTATCGGACGTGCCGAGCGGGGACCATGGTTCGATAGGGTCCGGGCCGACCATCCGCTCATCACCCGGCGGTGACGACCCGCTGGAGATCATCGCACATTACGGTTTGCTCGATCATATCCCTTCAGCCGTGCGCGCCCTGCTCGCCACGCCGCCAGCCCCTCTTCCGCATCGTGAGGTCAGCAGGGCCGACGTCGTGCTTCTGGGAGACAGCGGCAGCGCACTCGACGCAGTGCGACATGGCGCTCGGGATGCAGGGCTCGGCTTCCATGTCGTGAATCCAAACATGACCGGCAACACGCATGTGCAGGCCCGGTCGATGGCTGAAGTTTTGCGTAGTTGTCCTGCCGCGCAACGCCCTGCACTGTTTATATCGGCGGGCGAGACGACCTTGCACGTGACGGGCGACGGAAAAGGCGGACGCAATCAGGAATTCGCTCTGGTCGCCGCATTGGAGCTGGAGGCGGTCGAACGGGTCGCACTGCTCGCCGCTGGCACTGATGGAACTGACGGACCCACCGATGCCGCTGGAGCCTTTGCCGATGGCTCTCTGGTCGCGCGGGCGCAAGCTCTTGGCCTCAAGCCGCTCAAAATGCTCGCGCGAAACGACAGCTACACGCTGTTCAACATGACACAGGATCTGCTGCGCACGGGTCCCACGGGGACCAATGTGATGGACCTTGTTCTTGGCATTGCATTTTAGGTGACTTGCCCGGGCGGCGTCCGAGGTCTGGAATAGGAGTGAATTTTCGTGGTTAAGCTTGCGGCCAACCTGTCCTTGATGTTCACGCACCTAGCTTTTCTCGATCGGATCAACGCGGCGGCAGATGCGGGTTTTCGTGGCGTCGAGTTCATGTTCCCTTATGAGTTTTCCGCCGATGAGATCGCCGCGCGAGCCGCTCGGAACGGTTTGGAGATCGTCCTTTTCAATCTTCCCGCAGGTGATTGGGAACGCGGCCAGCGCGGAATCGGGGCGCTACCCGACCAGATCGATGAATGTCGGCGCGGGGCGGCTTGGGCGCTGGATTATGCGCGCCGTCTCGGGTGCCGCAGATTGCATCTCATGGCCGGGAAAGCGCCCGCCGACCCGCGAAACCGGAGAACGCTGGTCGATAATGTCGCCTTTGCCGCAGACCTGTTTGCACCTCATGGCATCGATTTGCTGATCGAGCCGATCAACACTCGCGTGGACATTCCCGGCTATTTTTATTCGACCAGCGAGGCGGCTCTCTCCGTCCTGAGCGAGGTGGGGCGGCCGAACACGAAGCTGCAATATGACATCTACCATATGCAGGTCATGGAGGGCGATCTTGCCCGCAACATCGAGCGTTTGTTGCCGGAAATTGGCCACATCCAGCTCGCCGACAATCCCGGACGCGCCGAACCGGGGACGGGCGAGATCAATTATGCCTGGCTGCTGCCCCATATCGACGCCCTAGGCTATTCCGGTTGGATCGGGTGCGAGTATCGCCCGGCCGGGGATACAGCCGCTGGCCTGGGCTGGGCCGAACCATTTCTGAATCAAACAGGATAATCGACATGAAGATCGGATTCATCGGACTAGGCATCATGGGACGGCCTATGGCGGGCCATCTGCTGGCGGCGGGGCACGGCCTTTACAGCTGCATCAATCGCACGCCTCTTGCCGAGGAACTGCAAAAAGCAGGTGTCGTCACCTGCAGCGATCCCGCAGCGGTCGCGGCCGAGGTGGAATGCGTCATCCTGATGCTGCCGGACACGCCCGATGTCGATCATGTGCTGTTCGGTCCCGATGGTGTCACGACCGGATTGAGGCCGGGCACGATCGTCATGGACATGAGTTCGATCGACCCGATCGCAACTCGTGATTTCGCGAAGCGGATCGAAGATCTGGGCGGCGCCTACATCGATGCCCCGGTATCGGGCGGCGAGGTGGGCGCGCGCAACGCAAGCCTGACCATCATGTGCGGCGCGAAGGCCGAGACGTTCGAGAAGGTGAAACCGCTGCTCGAAGCCATGGGCAAGAATATCACGCTGGTCGGCAATGTGGGCGCGGGGCAGATCACGAAGGTCGCGAACCAGATCATTGTCGCGCTGAATATCGAAGCGGTGGCAGAAGCGTTGCTATTCGCATCGCGCGCCGGCGCCGATCCCGCCCGTGTGCGCGAGGCACTGATGGGCGGTTTCGCCGCGTCCCGTGTGCTGGAGGTGCATGGCCAGCGGATGATCGACCGCAGCTTTGCGCCCGGCTTCCGCCTCAGTCTGCATCAGAAAGACCTCAACCTGGCTCTGTCGGGCGCTCGCACGCTAAGCCTCTCCCTACCCGGCACGGCTTCTGCACAGCAGTTGATGAGCAGCTGCGTCGCGAACGGCGGTGGTGACAAGGACCATTCAGCTTTGGTCGAGGCGCTGGAACTGGCCGCCAATCACAAGGTCAGCGGTTAGACCGAGCGTCAAATCTGCTGGCCGGTAAACGCCCGCAGATGTGCGTCACTCAACGGCCAGGGGAGCTGCGCCAATTCCTTATCGACATTTGCCGGCAAACAGGTCATACCAGTTTCAGGGCTGGAGCATTTGTCATGCTGATGGCCCATGCAGGCGAGGATGCAAATGTGAGCAATATCCGCGAAGAGTTGGATGAGGGCGCCTTAGGTCGGGTGCAGTCCCTGGTTCGCGCATTCGGCTTGATGGATGAACTGGCCAAAAGTGACAGCATGACCCTGAGCGACTTGGCGCGTACGGTCAGTCTCCCGCGATCAACAGCACATCGCCTGCTGACAACGATGGAAGCGCTGCGTTACGTCACGTTCGATAGAGCGACCAATCGTTGGTCGATCGGGGTACAGGCGTTTACCGTCGGAGCCGTTTTCGCGCAGACGCGGGATCTTGGAAAACTCGGCCGGTCAATCATGCGTTCGCTTATGGCCGAAGTAAACCATTGC encodes:
- a CDS encoding GH39 family glycosyl hydrolase, which gives rise to MWDRREIIGAGAAALAASALAKPAFGQTATEHVEIDLRRETGALDHIWSRCAGSDRASATMRESWRHDLERFRAETGLERVRFHGIFNDDLGVWPGGMNGKDPNFQNVDDVYDGVLARGVQPFVELSFMPKKLASGNTKLNFTYNANITPPASPEAWGDFIGVFVRHLVDRYGLGAVRQWYFEVWNEPNLTWFFSGTQADYFAMYKAAARAIKAVDPKLRVGGPSTAAAQWMPEFLGFCAQENLPVDFVSTHIYAGDDQKELFGQANLYPHKDVIPAAMAKVRSQIDATRYKGAELWLSEWSSDSPAMIAHVINNCLPYCHAMSQWCISNVFEEINFPNFILKEGDGGWGMIAQRGIPRPSFNTYKLLHRLGPRRLAATGPALASKTRTGAAALIWNLAEVKQPSGIPGMSKERIVTGERKKIEVKLTGAAPGKSVRVSYVDQERGSPLPKWRELGSPQYPNKDQIEQIRRAAELAPPETRRLNDQRVLTLDLPPEGVALVEISE
- a CDS encoding glycoside hydrolase family 3 N-terminal domain-containing protein, whose protein sequence is MADRLAVTRRMFIVSTALAMPVVAMAEGAGKALYRNPKARIEDRVRDLLSRMTLEEKAAQMRSIAYTKSRFLEGDNFSPEKAKQVFVNGIGQIGNPSDTNGTARVAKDAYRAVGETIDLVNAIQRHLVDNTRLGIPALFHEETAHGLKARDATIFPIPLGLGSTWDPKLVQQAYELAGREARMRGATVALSPVLDLARDPRFGRVEEFFSEDPYLVSQMGIASVRGQQGQRPLAADKVFVTLKHFIHGAPESGLNIGPADMSERTLRENFLVPFAQVIKKADPAVIMPSYNELEGVPSHANYQLLQRTGRERLGFRGAYFSDYGGVTNLVTHHQMAANDDDAAVLAIHAGVDAEMPEGQAYARLPELVRAGRIPEASIDAAVSRILALKFEAGLFENPYLNKSRALRQVNAPASKALARKVAQKSLVLLKNDGLLPIDPAKPRKIAVVGPNAVEPLFGGYSSVNAQAVGILAGVKAAAGQAISIEYAEGVQIVKPDPTGQHLPARAARYADAAENAVRIAQAVEVAKRSDVILLVVGDVPEITREAIHAGAPGDRNSLNLFGDQDALVDAMIATGKPIVALLINGRPLAVNRLADKANALVEGWYLGQEGGNAFADILFGKVNPGGKLPITFPRSVGDLPIFYNKHSSARIGQRYVEAKPTPLFPFGYGLSYTTFEMSAPRLGKSTIAVGETVIVEVDVTNTGQRTGDEVVQLYVRDDVSSVPRPVLELRGFERVTLKPGEKRTVQFSLDPDSLAFWNIDMNYVVEPGTFTIHAGPNSVDLKSVKLTVA
- a CDS encoding alpha-amylase family protein, with protein sequence MPDIMPVSRRTALALSGGALLSRLDPAMAARASRDVAPDWATEPMRWFQLAFTEDDVGHFDPKFWTDYFRDIHADGVCLSAGGGIAFYPTAIAYHGMAPGVDRGQDPFGDMVFACKKMGLRVLARIDPHAMNAAAAAAHPEWALTGPDGKSKRHGSAPDLTLTCAYGPYNFELMPKVIEEIARRYPIDGVFGNRWNGSGTCYCESCRTQYRAASGLDIPLDPDPSTPAGRRYAAWVETRLFALIDRWNAAARKHRPSASFIPGSDRRGLVELNGPGLSQRLPIAFCDRQARSVENSPWAPGPEAWGAGRYTRELRAFMQDKPVGHIISVGVEESYRWKDSVQAAPEIRIWAAGAIAQGARPWITKFNGKPLDKRWMDVARDLYQWHHANDRYLRNTHNLARVGLVLSTRTPPFLGGWKQRHDLDGHLRGFYQALLESRIPFDMIDDGFLDEASLSRFRTLILANAAVLSDTQCQQVRAFVARGGCVIATHQTSLFDGDGQRRPDFALADLFGCSITGEEEGPLRNAYLTIHHAHPAMAKLPEISRTIGPIRRQPVKARNASEVALTLVPSYPDLPMERVYTDRTESNIPMAICRQAGKGRVVYLPMDIDRTFAELSHGDHLTLLQSMVDWAHDEQQPLQIDGPGLVDIAYWRQKNSVTAHLVSLNNPMTMRGSYRAAIPTGPYRVALQLPAGTRPLQVRRLSSGDHVPIQVDGERVIVDVPLIDYHEVIAVDLG
- a CDS encoding L-lactate permease produces the protein MIWSQNYDPLGSGWLSALVAAVPVIVLLGAIGLFHVRAHVAALMGLAAGLLVAILVFGMPAGLALRAAGFGAAYGLLPIGWIVLNIIFLYQLTEATGQFHVLRTAITTITPDSRLQLLLIAFCFGAFFEGAAGFGTPVAVTGAMLIGLGFTRLQASGLSLIANTAPVAFGALGTPLVTLSGVTGLPLLELSAMVGRQMTPFALIVPIWLLVAYCGWRRTMEVMPALLVAGTSFAAVQLAISNLHGPWLTSIGAALASIVALILFLRIWQPARIMAVNEAPLAPGDERDAAATTDSVSAPSASYEAAAVKRAWMPWIILTACVFIWGLPFVKGSLDDIFALHLSFAGLDGVIQRLPPVVTHPEFEKAVYNLNMLSATGTAILVAALLSAALLRISPRRLGTIYARTWIMVLPSLLTIAAMLALGYLTRFGGIDASMGLAFAATGTLYPFFGTMLGWVGVAVTGSDTASNVLFGGLQKVTAEQLNLSPVLMAGANSAGGVMGKMIDAQSIVVASTATQWFGQEGRILRHVFVHSLALGSLIGLFVMLQAYVYPFTLLVP